In one window of Astyanax mexicanus isolate ESR-SI-001 chromosome 18, AstMex3_surface, whole genome shotgun sequence DNA:
- the LOC125782698 gene encoding deleted in malignant brain tumors 1 protein-like isoform X6: MNGSDSCSGRVELQYLSEWGTVCDVSWDMRASSVLCAQLKCGSAVAVLRSDWFGEGSGRIWADVFDCQGNETHLLKCPISSWSRTACSHKQDVGLICSGSSLASHEGGVRLSGGMECEGEVEVFFRQDWRRVLLDSWSESEASVVCRQLGCGSVLNISSSSSSSPEHSYMCVTGFNCSGSEAHLRNCSSSQAVNCSSTEQLYITCSGYSFIRLVGSGGDCAGRLEVFHSGSWGTVSDELWDIEDAQLVCRQLQCGVALRAPVPVPARFGSGTGPIWLNEVECEGNEASLWNCRYQLCGEDECGHKDDVGVVCSEYKEIRLTEGCEGNLEVFYNGTWGNVCNNGMDVETMGLICRELNCGRFKTERATKARVESAPNWLDDVKCRKHDSTLFHCPSSSWSQNNCDRSSEVTHITCSGEKKQLAFENLQKFFLFPNQGQCSNYMPIRLRGGEEICSGRLEVYYNAEWGSICADLWDIRDAQVVCRQLGCGPALSANRRAADGSGGGTIWMNRVKCRGNEIHLWDCPHSLKIHTGCSHSAGVTCADIFVTLPFSSETTTTYTTVPAQLTEKKTVPPSKNPSSNFPYIYPVSLLVLGSVLFLALVLLVVLFYQNRVLRRVISKARRKTLLEAVYEEINHKCVTNRYTKRGSFISEDQHSGYEDVDEELLSENYGEVYDDIIPAEESPHITTDSVRLVDGGSRCAETVEVLHRGQWGTVCDDYWDMRDAAVVCRELGCGEAIDAPRRARFGSGSGPIWVEYANCAGSESSLKNCRSYDWGRQRCNHDEDAGAVCAEVRLVGRSHCSGRVEVFHGESWVTVCDADFDQQDAEVVCRELGCGSPVEVLGAAAFGRVEGQVWSEELQCRGNESQIHFCPKSSSLKHNCSHDNDVGLACSGHTQARLMNGSDSCSGRVELQYLSSSLASHEGGVRLSGGMECEGEVEVFFRQDWRRVLLDSWSESEASVVCRQLGCGSVLNISSSSSSSPEHSYMCVTGFNCSGSEAHLRNCSSSQAVNCSSTEQLYITCSGTSNTVHSSIRLVGSGGDCAGRLEVFHSGSWGTVSDELWDIEDAQVVCRQLQCGVALSAPVPVPARFGSGTGPIWLNEVECEGNEASLWNCRYQLCGEDECGHKDDVGVVCSEYKEIRLTEGCEGNLEVYYNGTWGNVCVNGMTDETAKLICRELNCGRTGSESWSKARVESAPNWLDNVKCRKHDSTLWHCPSSSWGENRCDNRNEVACITCSEHIPLRLRGGVGSCSGWLQVYHNKTWGSVCGDLWDIRDAQVICRQLGCGPALSANRRAVDGSGGGTIWMNRVKCRGNEIHLWDCPHSLKIHTDCSHSAGVTCGGFLYHTLPLNNKRGQMGHFVLQDSQPQTRRIILPQTPPPAVPSIYPVSLLVLGYVLFLALVLLVVLFYQNRVLRRVISKRRKTSAEPVYEEIDTRLIPKRITVSTETSFC; encoded by the exons atgaacggctcagactcttgttctggtcgagtggagctccagtacctcagtgagtggggtacagtgtgtgatgtaagctgggatatgagagcttccagtgtcctctgtgctcagctgaagtgtgggagtgctgtggctgtgttgaggtcagactggtttggggaggggagtggccggatctgggcggatgtgtttgattgtcaggggaacgaaacacacctgttgaagtgtcccatttcatcatggagtcgaactgcatgctctcataaacaggatgttggactcatctgcagtg gttcttctctggcgtctcatgagggaggagtgcggttgtctggagggatggagtgtgagggggaggtggaggttttcttcaggcaggactggaggagagttctgctggactcctggagtgagtctgaggcctctgtggtctgcagacagctgggctgtggttctgtactcaacatctccagctcctcttcatccagtcctgaacacagctacatgtgtgtgacgggtttcaactgctctgggagtgaagctcatctgaggaactgcagcagctcacaagcagttaactgcagctccacggaacagctctacatcacctgctctg gctacagcttcatcaggctggttggttctgggggagactgtgctggaaggctggaggttttccacagtggatcatgggggacagtgagtgatgaattgtgggatattgaggatgcgcagttggtctgcagacagctgcagtgtggagtcgccCTCAGAGCTCCAGTACcggtaccagcccggtttggatctggaactggacccatatggctgaatgaggtggagtgtgaggggaacgaggcgtctctgtggaactgcagatatcagctgtgtggagaggatgaatgtggacacaaggatgatgtaggagtcgtgtgctcag agtataaagagatcagactgactgagggctgtgaggggaatctggaggtgttctataatggaacctgggggaatgtgtgtaacaatgggatggatgtagaaacaatggGTCTCATCTGTcgggagctgaactgtggaagatttaagactgagagagctaccaaagcacgagtggaatcagctcctaactggctggatgatgtaaaatgtaggaaacatgactctaCTCTGTTTCACTGTCCATCTTCATCCTGGAGTCAGAACAATTGTGATAGAAGCAGTGAGGTGACTCATATTACCTGCTCcg gagagaagaaacagcttgcatttgaaaaccttcaaaaattcttcttatttccaaaccagggtcagtgctcaa attacatgcctattaggttgagaggaggagaggaaatctGTTCTGGGAGGTTGGAGGTGTATTATAATGCTGAGTGGGGGTCTATATGTGCTGAtctgtgggacatcagggatgctcaggtggtctgcaggcagctgggttgtgggccggcgctgagtgctaatagaagagctgctgatggttctggtggaggaactatctggatgaacagagtgaagtgtagagggaatgagattcacctgtgggactgtcctcattccctgaagatccacactggctgctcccacagtgctggagtcacctgtgcag acatatttgtcacattacctttttcatctgaaacaactacaacttacaccacag taccagcacagctaacagagaaaaagacagtccctccttcaaaaaatccatcatctaattttccatacatctatccagtgtctctcctggttctgggatctgtgctcttcctggccttagtgcttctggttgtgctgttttatcagaacagagtgctcaggagag tgatttctaaggcgaggaggaagactctgcttgaggcagtctatgaagagattaaccataaatgtgtcactaacagatatactaaaagag gaagttttatctctgaagatcagcattcaggatatgaggacgtagatgaggagcttctctcag aaaactatggcgaggtctatgatgatatcatacctgctgaagagagcccacacattacaacag acagtgtgaggttggtggatggtgggagcCGCTGTGCTGAGACAGTGGAAGTTCTTCATAGAgggcagtggggaacagtgtgtgatgattactgggatatgagagatgctgcagtggtgtgtagagagctgggctgtggggaagccatagatgcaccacggagagctcgctttggatcaggatcaggaccaatctgggtggaatatgctaactgtgctggatcagagtcttcactgaagaactgtaggtcgtatgattggggtagacagagatgtaatcatgatgaagacgctggtgctgtttgtgcag aagtcagattggtgggcagatctcactgctcagggagagtggaggtttttcatggagagagctgggtcacagtgtgtgatgctgactttgaccagcaggatgcagaggttgtgtgtcgagagctgggctgtggttctcctgtggaggttctgggagcagctgcttttggtagagtggagggtcag gtgtggtcagaggagcttcagtgtagaggaaacgaatctcagattcacttctgtccaaaatcatcttcactcaaacacaactgctcccatgataatgatgtgggactggcatgttctg GTcacactcaggctcggctgatgaacggctcagattcctgttctggtcgagtggagctccagtacctca gttcttctctggcgtctcatgagggaggagtgcggttatctggagggatggagtgtgagggggaggtggaggtgttcttcaggcaggactggaggagagttctgctggactcctggagtgagtctgaggcctctgtggtctgcagacagctgggctgtggttctgtactcaacatctccagctcctcttcatccagtcctgaacacagctacatgtgtgtgactggtttcaactgctctgggagtgaagctcatctgaggaactgcagcagctcacaagcagttaactgcagctccacggaacagctctacatcacctgctctg gtacatctaacacagtccacagctccatcaggctggttggttctgggggagactgtgcaggaaggctggaggttttccacagtggatcatgggggacagtgagtgatgaattgtgggatattgaggatgcgcaggtggtctgcagacagctgcaatgtggagtcgccctcagtgctccagtaccggtaccagcccggtttggatctggaactggacccatttggctgaatgaggtggagtgtgaggggaacgaggcgtctctgtggaactgcagatatcagctgtgtggagaggatgaatgtggacacaaggatgatgtaggagtcgtgtgctcag agtataaagagatcagactgactgagggctgtgaggggaatctggaggtgtactataatggaacctgggggaatgtgtgtgtaaatgggatgactgatgaaacggcaaaattgatctgtcgagagctgaactgtggaagaactggcagtgagtcttggtctaaagcaagagtggaatcagctcctaactggctggataatgtaaaatgtaggaaacatgactccactctgtggcactgtccatcttcttcctggggggagaacaggtgtgataatcgcaatgaggttgcttgcattacctgctcag agcacattcctctgaggctgaggggaggagtaggaagctgttctggatggctgcaggtgtatcataataaaacatgggggtctgtatgtggtgacctctgggacatcagggatgctcaggtgatctgcaggcagctgggttgtgggccggcgctgagtgctaatagaagagctgttgatggttctggtggaggaactatctggatgaacagagtgaagtgtagagggaatgagattcacctgtgggactgtcctcattccctgaagatccacactgactgctcccacagtgctggagtcacttgtggag gcttcctgtatcatactttgcctttaaataataaaagaggacagatgggacattttgtcttgcaag attctcaaccacagacaagaagaatcatacttccacaaactcctccaccagctgttccctccatctatccagtgtctctcctggttctgggatatgtgctcttcctggccttagtgcttctggttgtgctgttttatcagaacagagtgctcaggagag tgatctctaagaggaggaagacttcagctgagcctgtctatgaggagattgacaccaggctcatccctaaaagaattactgtctcaactgaaa cctccttctgctga
- the LOC125782698 gene encoding scavenger receptor cysteine-rich type 1 protein M130-like isoform X3: MNGSDSCSGRVELQYLSEWGTVCDVSWDMRASSVLCAQLKCGSAVAVLRSDWFGEGSGRIWADVFDCQGNETHLLKCPISSWSRTACSHKQDVGLICSGSSLASHEGGVRLSGGMECEGEVEVFFRQDWRRVLLDSWSESEASVVCRQLGCGSVLNISSSSSSSPEHSYMCVTGFNCSGSEAHLRNCSSSQAVNCSSTEQLYITCSGYSFIRLVGSGGDCAGRLEVFHSGSWGTVSDELWDIEDAQLVCRQLQCGVALRAPVPVPARFGSGTGPIWLNEVECEGNEASLWNCRYQLCGEDECGHKDDVGVVCSEYKEIRLTEGCEGNLEVFYNGTWGNVCNNGMDVETMGLICRELNCGRFKTERATKARVESAPNWLDDVKCRKHDSTLFHCPSSSWSQNNCDRSSEVTHITCSGEKKQLAFENLQKFFLFPNQDYMPIRLRGGEEICSGRLEVYYNAEWGSICADLWDIRDAQVVCRQLGCGPALSANRRAADGSGGGTIWMNRVKCRGNEIHLWDCPHSLKIHTGCSHSAGVTCADIFVTLPFSSETTTTYTTVPAQLTEKKTVPPSKNPSSNFPYIYPVSLLVLGSVLFLALVLLVVLFYQNRVLRRVISKARRKTLLEAVYEEINHKCVTNRYTKRGSFISEDQHSGYEDVDEELLSENYGEVYDDIIPAEESPHITTDSVRLVDGGSRCAETVEVLHRGQWGTVCDDYWDMRDAAVVCRELGCGEAIDAPRRARFGSGSGPIWVEYANCAGSESSLKNCRSYDWGRQRCNHDEDAGAVCAEVRLVGRSHCSGRVEVFHGESWVTVCDADFDQQDAEVVCRELGCGSPVEVLGAAAFGRVEGQVWSEELQCRGNESQIHFCPKSSSLKHNCSHDNDVGLACSGHTQARLMNGSDSCSGRVELQYLSEWGTVCDVSWDMRAASVLCAQLKCGSSVAVLGSDWFGEGSGRIWADVFDWQGNETHLLKCPISSWSRTACSHEQYAGVICSGSSLASHEGGVRLSGGMECEGEVEVFFRQDWRRVLLDSWSESEASVVCRQLGCGSVLNISSSSSSSPEHSYMCVTGFNCSGSEAHLRNCSSSQAVNCSSTEQLYITCSGTSNTVHSSIRLVGSGGDCAGRLEVFHSGSWGTVSDELWDIEDAQVVCRQLQCGVALSAPVPVPARFGSGTGPIWLNEVECEGNEASLWNCRYQLCGEDECGHKDDVGVVCSEYKEIRLTEGCEGNLEVYYNGTWGNVCVNGMTDETAKLICRELNCGRTGSESWSKARVESAPNWLDNVKCRKHDSTLWHCPSSSWGENRCDNRNEVACITCSEHIPLRLRGGVGSCSGWLQVYHNKTWGSVCGDLWDIRDAQVICRQLGCGPALSANRRAVDGSGGGTIWMNRVKCRGNEIHLWDCPHSLKIHTDCSHSAGVTCGGFLYHTLPLNNKRGQMGHFVLQDSQPQTRRIILPQTPPPAVPSIYPVSLLVLGYVLFLALVLLVVLFYQNRVLRRVISKRRKTSAEPVYEEIDTRLIPKRITVSTETSFC; the protein is encoded by the exons atgaacggctcagactcttgttctggtcgagtggagctccagtacctcagtgagtggggtacagtgtgtgatgtaagctgggatatgagagcttccagtgtcctctgtgctcagctgaagtgtgggagtgctgtggctgtgttgaggtcagactggtttggggaggggagtggccggatctgggcggatgtgtttgattgtcaggggaacgaaacacacctgttgaagtgtcccatttcatcatggagtcgaactgcatgctctcataaacaggatgttggactcatctgcagtg gttcttctctggcgtctcatgagggaggagtgcggttgtctggagggatggagtgtgagggggaggtggaggttttcttcaggcaggactggaggagagttctgctggactcctggagtgagtctgaggcctctgtggtctgcagacagctgggctgtggttctgtactcaacatctccagctcctcttcatccagtcctgaacacagctacatgtgtgtgacgggtttcaactgctctgggagtgaagctcatctgaggaactgcagcagctcacaagcagttaactgcagctccacggaacagctctacatcacctgctctg gctacagcttcatcaggctggttggttctgggggagactgtgctggaaggctggaggttttccacagtggatcatgggggacagtgagtgatgaattgtgggatattgaggatgcgcagttggtctgcagacagctgcagtgtggagtcgccCTCAGAGCTCCAGTACcggtaccagcccggtttggatctggaactggacccatatggctgaatgaggtggagtgtgaggggaacgaggcgtctctgtggaactgcagatatcagctgtgtggagaggatgaatgtggacacaaggatgatgtaggagtcgtgtgctcag agtataaagagatcagactgactgagggctgtgaggggaatctggaggtgttctataatggaacctgggggaatgtgtgtaacaatgggatggatgtagaaacaatggGTCTCATCTGTcgggagctgaactgtggaagatttaagactgagagagctaccaaagcacgagtggaatcagctcctaactggctggatgatgtaaaatgtaggaaacatgactctaCTCTGTTTCACTGTCCATCTTCATCCTGGAGTCAGAACAATTGTGATAGAAGCAGTGAGGTGACTCATATTACCTGCTCcg gagagaagaaacagcttgcatttgaaaaccttcaaaaattcttcttatttccaaaccagg attacatgcctattaggttgagaggaggagaggaaatctGTTCTGGGAGGTTGGAGGTGTATTATAATGCTGAGTGGGGGTCTATATGTGCTGAtctgtgggacatcagggatgctcaggtggtctgcaggcagctgggttgtgggccggcgctgagtgctaatagaagagctgctgatggttctggtggaggaactatctggatgaacagagtgaagtgtagagggaatgagattcacctgtgggactgtcctcattccctgaagatccacactggctgctcccacagtgctggagtcacctgtgcag acatatttgtcacattacctttttcatctgaaacaactacaacttacaccacag taccagcacagctaacagagaaaaagacagtccctccttcaaaaaatccatcatctaattttccatacatctatccagtgtctctcctggttctgggatctgtgctcttcctggccttagtgcttctggttgtgctgttttatcagaacagagtgctcaggagag tgatttctaaggcgaggaggaagactctgcttgaggcagtctatgaagagattaaccataaatgtgtcactaacagatatactaaaagag gaagttttatctctgaagatcagcattcaggatatgaggacgtagatgaggagcttctctcag aaaactatggcgaggtctatgatgatatcatacctgctgaagagagcccacacattacaacag acagtgtgaggttggtggatggtgggagcCGCTGTGCTGAGACAGTGGAAGTTCTTCATAGAgggcagtggggaacagtgtgtgatgattactgggatatgagagatgctgcagtggtgtgtagagagctgggctgtggggaagccatagatgcaccacggagagctcgctttggatcaggatcaggaccaatctgggtggaatatgctaactgtgctggatcagagtcttcactgaagaactgtaggtcgtatgattggggtagacagagatgtaatcatgatgaagacgctggtgctgtttgtgcag aagtcagattggtgggcagatctcactgctcagggagagtggaggtttttcatggagagagctgggtcacagtgtgtgatgctgactttgaccagcaggatgcagaggttgtgtgtcgagagctgggctgtggttctcctgtggaggttctgggagcagctgcttttggtagagtggagggtcag gtgtggtcagaggagcttcagtgtagaggaaacgaatctcagattcacttctgtccaaaatcatcttcactcaaacacaactgctcccatgataatgatgtgggactggcatgttctg GTcacactcaggctcggctgatgaacggctcagattcctgttctggtcgagtggagctccagtacctcagtgagtggggtacagtgtgtgatgtaagctgggatatgagagctgccagtgtcctctgtgctcagctgaagtgtgggagttctgtggctgtgttggggtcagactggtttggggaggggagtggccggatctgggctgatgtgtttgattggcagggaaacgaaacacacctgttaaaatgtcccatttcatcatggagtcgaactgcatgctctcatgaacagtatgctggagttatctgtagtg gttcttctctggcgtctcatgagggaggagtgcggttatctggagggatggagtgtgagggggaggtggaggtgttcttcaggcaggactggaggagagttctgctggactcctggagtgagtctgaggcctctgtggtctgcagacagctgggctgtggttctgtactcaacatctccagctcctcttcatccagtcctgaacacagctacatgtgtgtgactggtttcaactgctctgggagtgaagctcatctgaggaactgcagcagctcacaagcagttaactgcagctccacggaacagctctacatcacctgctctg gtacatctaacacagtccacagctccatcaggctggttggttctgggggagactgtgcaggaaggctggaggttttccacagtggatcatgggggacagtgagtgatgaattgtgggatattgaggatgcgcaggtggtctgcagacagctgcaatgtggagtcgccctcagtgctccagtaccggtaccagcccggtttggatctggaactggacccatttggctgaatgaggtggagtgtgaggggaacgaggcgtctctgtggaactgcagatatcagctgtgtggagaggatgaatgtggacacaaggatgatgtaggagtcgtgtgctcag agtataaagagatcagactgactgagggctgtgaggggaatctggaggtgtactataatggaacctgggggaatgtgtgtgtaaatgggatgactgatgaaacggcaaaattgatctgtcgagagctgaactgtggaagaactggcagtgagtcttggtctaaagcaagagtggaatcagctcctaactggctggataatgtaaaatgtaggaaacatgactccactctgtggcactgtccatcttcttcctggggggagaacaggtgtgataatcgcaatgaggttgcttgcattacctgctcag agcacattcctctgaggctgaggggaggagtaggaagctgttctggatggctgcaggtgtatcataataaaacatgggggtctgtatgtggtgacctctgggacatcagggatgctcaggtgatctgcaggcagctgggttgtgggccggcgctgagtgctaatagaagagctgttgatggttctggtggaggaactatctggatgaacagagtgaagtgtagagggaatgagattcacctgtgggactgtcctcattccctgaagatccacactgactgctcccacagtgctggagtcacttgtggag gcttcctgtatcatactttgcctttaaataataaaagaggacagatgggacattttgtcttgcaag attctcaaccacagacaagaagaatcatacttccacaaactcctccaccagctgttccctccatctatccagtgtctctcctggttctgggatatgtgctcttcctggccttagtgcttctggttgtgctgttttatcagaacagagtgctcaggagag tgatctctaagaggaggaagacttcagctgagcctgtctatgaggagattgacaccaggctcatccctaaaagaattactgtctcaactgaaa cctccttctgctga